The Salminus brasiliensis chromosome 3, fSalBra1.hap2, whole genome shotgun sequence genome contains a region encoding:
- the pla2g10 gene encoding group 10 secretory phospholipase A2 codes for MTALYRTFLLFSVSMASLVPQKSVRSKRGLLELAGVIKCSTGRSALAYMMYGCYCGLGGQGWPRDRADWCCHKHDCCYGDAEFAGCQTKTDKYQWACENKEVVCDSLEDKCEKILCRCDREAAKCLRRAPFNRQYALWPDFMCGCEHPTCNIY; via the exons ATGACGGCGCTGTACAGAACTTTCCTGCTCTTCTCAG TCAGCATGGCCTCGCTGGTGCCCCAGAAGTCCGTACGGAGTAAGAGGGGGCTGCTGGAGCTAGCCGGAGTCATCAAATGCAGCACAGGGAGGTCAGCCCTGGCTTATATGATGTATGGATGTTACTGTGGCCTCGGAGGGCAAGGCTGGCCAAGAGACAGGGCAGACTG GTGCTGCCACAAGCATGACTGCTGCTACGGAGATGCAGAGTTTGCAGGCTGCCAAACGAAAACCGACAAGTATCAGTGGGCTTGTGAGAACAAGGAGGTCGTCTGTG ATTCCCTTGAAGACAAATGTGAAAAAATCCTCTGCCGATGTGACAGAGAAGCAGCCAAGTGCCTAAGAAGGGCTCCTTTCAACAGGCAGTACGCCCTATGGCCAGACTTTATGTGTGGATGTGAACATCCCACATGCAATATATACTGA